CGAGAATACACCCAGGCTATTGCCCGCGTAATCGTAAAAGGTCACGCAAATTTTGCAGTTGTCCAGCGGCCACATAAACGTATTCTGTGCCTGTCCACCAACGGTGGCTGTGCTATGCGACACATCCGCCGTAAATTCAGCCACTACAATATCATGCTTTA
The nucleotide sequence above comes from Dehalococcoidia bacterium. Encoded proteins:
- a CDS encoding FxLYD domain-containing protein, producing MAEFTADVSHSTATVGGQAQNTFMWPLDNCKICVTFYDYAGNSLGVFSDSIERLEPGQVWNFSAVLTGGDAWKVARYDISVCN